A genomic segment from Flavobacterium litorale encodes:
- a CDS encoding Dps family protein, which produces MKNNKNAAETNILGLPVKDSALIADQLNKLLSNFQVYYQNLRGIHWNIRGKRFFDLHVKFEELYNDAQLKIDMIAERILTLGSTPLHTYEDYLKHNELKIGKNVSVDEEAVQLIMTSLSDILKIERVILEGADKINDEGTNAMMSDFITEQEKTMWMMKAWSEESI; this is translated from the coding sequence ATGAAAAACAATAAAAACGCAGCAGAAACTAATATCTTAGGATTACCAGTAAAAGACTCAGCACTTATTGCTGATCAACTAAACAAGCTGCTCTCTAATTTTCAGGTATATTATCAAAATTTAAGAGGTATTCATTGGAACATTCGTGGTAAACGATTTTTTGATCTTCACGTAAAGTTTGAAGAGTTATATAACGACGCTCAGTTAAAAATTGACATGATTGCAGAGCGTATATTAACACTAGGAAGTACACCCCTACATACGTACGAAGATTATTTAAAACATAACGAGCTTAAAATAGGTAAAAACGTATCTGTAGATGAAGAAGCGGTACAGTTAATAATGACGTCGTTATCGGATATACTTAAAATTGAAAGAGTTATACTTGAAGGTGCTGACAAAATAAATGATGAAGGTACTAATGCCATGATGAGTGACTTTATTACTGAGCAAGAAAAAACCATGTGGATGATGAAAGCTTGGAGCGAAGAGTCTATTTAA